From the Anabas testudineus chromosome 23, fAnaTes1.2, whole genome shotgun sequence genome, one window contains:
- the ndufa5 gene encoding NADH dehydrogenase [ubiquinone] 1 alpha subcomplex subunit 5, whose protein sequence is MAGLLKKTTGLVGLAVSQNPHERLRVLYSKILASVQTMPQDAAYRKYTEQLVNQRLDFVKTEPDVEKLEKKINSGQIEEVIFQAECELSLSRKMSEWKPWEPLIEEPPPNQWKWPI, encoded by the exons ATGGCTGGGCTGCTGAAAAAG ACGACCGGCCTGGTTGGCCTGGCTGTGTCCCAAAATCCACATGAG CGCCTCAGGGTTCTGTACTCTAAGATCCTGGCGTCTGTGCAGACCATGCCGCAGGACGCCGCCTACAGGAAGTACACGGAGCAGCTGGTCAACCAGAGGCTGGACTTTGTGAAAACG GAGCCCGATGTGGAAAAGCTGGAGAAGAAAATTAACTCGGGTCAGATTGAAGAAGTCATTTTCCAG gcGGAATGTGAGCTGAGTCTCTCCAGGAAGATGTCCGAGTGGAAACCGTGGGAGCCGCTGATTGAGGAGCCGCCTCCGAACCAGTGGAAATGGCCCATCTGA